A single window of Sphingobacterium sp. ML3W DNA harbors:
- a CDS encoding TonB-dependent receptor domain-containing protein, which translates to MKKSFLGLVLSLGLVGGVQLEGVAQHSGIHGKLKNKSGIPIEAATITVKELGQSTATDRNGAFFFRTLPDGIYTIVVKSMGNVIDEERVKVVNGASHLVNLVGNSTDSKLEQVDIRGYNSHNNKTVSIGKAGIVDKDLPQSVQIINEQVIKDQQVNRLSDALKNANGIAMGANRGGVNENFYARGYSLGANNIFKNGARTNNGGSIEASTLESVEILKGSAALLYGGVSGGAVVNLVTKKPKFEYGGEASMRVGSYDFYKPTVDVYGPISDKVAFRVIGTYEKSGSFRDYVNSNRLYVNPSLLYKINDRTELNFVFDYLKSDYTPDFGIGSVDGKLNKEVGRHTFLNTPWAFNKTNSTNGQINLNHQFNDDWKLNVIASYQGYDRDYYGSDRIQADVNGMAPRNLTRSKSEELTFNQQLNLTGNLRTGTIKHKILVGADADQSNTKAYAYNIDNALNIRTVTYDKNGLPIIAPGSVYDNINIFDIGSTIYPFIPGHFENNLAIPKVPIPEVTKTGVRTDMPAVDYLTRTTTNVYRYGVFFQDLIEVTEKFKVLAGLRYTYQRTPYAEKYTYATGETEEVKNLDINKNELGAKVDQAWSPKFGLIYQPIPTSSIYVTYANNFTSNAGYDVNYKPMAPSTIDQYEAGVKNDFFHGRLTANVSVYRINNNKFAQQLLLKPDGTDNGDTNMKEFTGKTSSDGVEIDVTGSILPGLDLLAGYSYNYMRYTETNPITEISTIVNGSTKITEVSGSEENSRLVGTTAHTANGTIFYTLQNDGVKGLKFGVSAFYTGRRNAGWNNSKINVRDGVDRLISVSPFTTVDLSAGYSLKKWSVLAKISNVNNAFNYYIHENYSVNPIPPRSFMTTLTYRF; encoded by the coding sequence ATGAAAAAGTCATTTCTCGGCTTAGTTTTAAGCCTAGGATTAGTTGGAGGGGTACAACTTGAGGGGGTTGCTCAACACAGTGGAATTCATGGGAAATTAAAAAACAAATCAGGTATTCCAATTGAAGCTGCAACTATCACAGTAAAAGAATTGGGACAATCTACTGCAACGGATCGTAATGGTGCTTTTTTCTTCAGAACATTGCCTGACGGTATCTATACGATTGTTGTGAAAAGCATGGGTAATGTAATCGATGAAGAGCGTGTTAAAGTTGTCAATGGAGCATCGCACTTGGTCAATTTGGTAGGGAACAGCACTGACTCGAAGTTGGAACAGGTTGATATTCGTGGTTATAATTCTCATAATAATAAGACGGTCAGCATTGGGAAAGCAGGTATCGTAGATAAGGATTTACCTCAGAGCGTTCAGATTATCAATGAACAGGTGATAAAAGATCAACAGGTAAATAGATTGAGCGACGCTTTGAAGAATGCGAATGGTATAGCTATGGGAGCAAATAGGGGTGGTGTGAATGAAAACTTTTATGCTCGTGGTTATAGTCTTGGTGCCAATAATATCTTCAAAAATGGTGCTCGAACTAATAATGGTGGATCTATTGAAGCAAGTACTCTTGAATCTGTGGAGATATTGAAAGGGAGTGCTGCTTTACTTTATGGTGGTGTTTCTGGTGGTGCTGTCGTGAATCTGGTAACTAAAAAGCCGAAATTTGAGTATGGTGGCGAAGCATCAATGCGTGTTGGCAGCTATGATTTCTATAAACCTACTGTTGATGTATATGGACCTATATCTGATAAAGTCGCTTTTCGAGTGATTGGTACTTATGAGAAATCAGGTAGTTTTAGGGATTATGTGAACTCGAATAGATTGTACGTTAACCCTTCGTTATTATATAAGATTAATGATCGTACTGAGCTTAATTTTGTGTTCGATTATTTAAAAAGTGATTATACACCTGATTTTGGTATTGGTTCGGTAGATGGTAAGTTAAATAAGGAAGTTGGGCGTCACACTTTCTTAAATACGCCCTGGGCTTTTAATAAAACAAATTCAACAAATGGTCAAATTAATTTAAATCATCAGTTTAATGATGACTGGAAATTAAATGTGATTGCCAGTTATCAAGGTTATGATCGTGATTATTACGGGTCAGATCGTATTCAAGCTGATGTGAATGGTATGGCACCTCGCAATTTGACGCGTTCAAAATCGGAAGAACTGACGTTTAATCAGCAATTGAATTTGACCGGAAATTTAAGAACTGGGACGATTAAACATAAAATTTTGGTTGGAGCAGATGCGGATCAGTCTAATACAAAAGCATATGCTTATAATATTGATAATGCTCTGAATATACGCACGGTTACCTATGATAAAAATGGATTACCGATTATAGCACCGGGATCTGTATACGATAATATTAATATATTTGATATTGGATCGACCATTTATCCTTTTATTCCAGGTCATTTTGAAAATAATTTAGCAATTCCTAAAGTCCCAATTCCTGAAGTCACAAAAACAGGTGTAAGGACTGATATGCCCGCTGTTGATTATTTAACAAGAACAACAACCAATGTTTATCGCTATGGTGTGTTTTTTCAGGATTTGATTGAAGTTACGGAGAAATTCAAGGTTTTAGCTGGTTTACGTTATACGTATCAAAGAACGCCTTATGCTGAAAAATATACATATGCTACTGGTGAAACGGAGGAAGTCAAAAATCTGGATATCAACAAAAATGAATTGGGTGCTAAAGTTGATCAAGCTTGGTCTCCCAAATTTGGCTTGATTTATCAACCTATTCCAACGTCGAGTATTTACGTGACTTATGCTAATAATTTTACTTCAAATGCAGGATACGATGTTAATTATAAGCCAATGGCTCCTTCGACAATCGATCAGTACGAGGCTGGAGTGAAAAATGATTTCTTTCATGGTCGTTTGACTGCAAATGTATCTGTTTATAGAATCAACAATAATAAATTTGCGCAGCAATTGCTGTTGAAGCCAGACGGCACTGATAATGGGGATACCAACATGAAAGAATTTACGGGTAAAACTTCATCGGACGGTGTGGAAATCGATGTAACAGGTTCGATTCTACCTGGTTTGGATTTATTGGCAGGTTATTCCTATAATTATATGCGTTATACGGAAACGAATCCTATAACGGAGATCTCTACTATTGTCAATGGTAGTACTAAAATAACTGAAGTATCTGGGAGTGAGGAAAACTCACGTTTGGTAGGTACAACTGCGCATACTGCTAATGGAACGATATTCTATACCTTGCAAAATGATGGCGTAAAGGGTTTGAAATTTGGTGTTTCGGCATTTTATACGGGAAGAAGAAATGCAGGTTGGAATAATTCGAAAATTAATGTAAGAGATGGTGTCGATCGCTTGATTAGCGTCAGCCCATTTACGACAGTTGATCTTTCTGCTGGTTACTCGTTAAAGAAGTGGAGTGTTTTAGCAAAGATATCCAATGTCAATAATGCATTTAATTACTATATCCATGAAAACTATAGTGTGAATCCAATTCCTCCTAGAAGTTTCATGACGACATTAACGTATAGATTTTAA
- a CDS encoding MBL fold metallo-hydrolase, protein MQLYTIETQNFKLDGGAMFGVVPKSIWQKTNPADANNMCTWTNRLLLIEDGAKLILIDTGLGDKQSEKFFGHYYIHGDNTIDKSLAKHGFNREDITDVILTHLHFDHCGGAIAQVGDKLRPSFSNAIYWSNAEHWDWAVNPNPREKASFLEENIKPIKESGQLKFVEKETNPFGPNIQIRYAHGHTEAMMLPQIQYKGKTILYMADLLPSVGHIPLPYVMGYDIRPLTTMEERKNYWQEIVDQEYILFLEHDAQNACCTLQNTEKGIRLKETFKLTDL, encoded by the coding sequence ATGCAACTATATACTATTGAAACTCAAAACTTCAAACTAGATGGAGGAGCCATGTTTGGAGTCGTTCCAAAATCAATATGGCAAAAAACAAATCCTGCAGATGCCAATAACATGTGTACTTGGACCAATCGCCTACTCTTAATTGAAGATGGTGCAAAACTAATATTGATCGACACCGGTCTTGGCGACAAACAATCTGAAAAATTTTTTGGACATTATTATATACATGGAGATAATACCATTGATAAATCTTTAGCAAAACATGGGTTTAATAGAGAAGATATCACAGATGTAATATTGACGCACCTGCATTTTGACCATTGTGGTGGGGCCATAGCACAAGTTGGAGATAAACTTCGGCCATCCTTTTCCAATGCAATTTACTGGAGTAATGCTGAACATTGGGATTGGGCAGTCAACCCGAATCCGAGAGAGAAAGCCTCGTTCTTAGAAGAAAACATAAAACCTATAAAAGAAAGTGGTCAACTCAAGTTTGTAGAAAAAGAAACAAATCCTTTTGGCCCAAATATCCAAATCAGATATGCTCATGGTCATACAGAAGCTATGATGTTGCCCCAGATTCAATATAAAGGTAAAACCATTTTATATATGGCAGATTTACTGCCTTCTGTAGGACATATTCCTTTGCCCTATGTCATGGGATATGATATTCGGCCATTAACCACAATGGAAGAACGTAAAAATTATTGGCAGGAAATTGTCGATCAAGAGTACATTCTATTCTTAGAACATGACGCCCAAAACGCCTGCTGTACCTTACAAAATACGGAAAAAGGGATACGCCTTAAAGAAACATTTAAGCTAACAGATCTATAA
- a CDS encoding NADH:flavin oxidoreductase/NADH oxidase, with product MSILFSPLTLKNITLKNRLVVSPMCQYSATDGFANNWHLVHLGQFATGGAAAVIQEATAVTPAGRISAGDLGIWKDEHIEKLKEITRFIKENQAIPGIQLAHAGRKASTGKPWLNHYQIAPDQQGGWHTIAPSALAFRPDKEVPPLSMAIDDIKETIIDFQRAAKRAVTAGYDIIEIHAAHGYLIHQFLSPLSNLRTDQYGGSFENRIRFLCEIVDAIKEELTTQSLWVRISATDWAAGGWDQQQSIQLVEVLKTNGIEVIDVSSGGAVLHQEIKAERDYQLPFAESIKQKTGVLTATVGLIKDAEHAEQILQDHKADLIMIARAFLKDPHLPFHFAEALGTHIDWPPQYERAK from the coding sequence ATGAGCATTTTATTTTCACCACTTACGCTAAAAAACATCACCCTAAAAAACCGGCTGGTAGTCTCTCCTATGTGTCAGTATTCGGCAACGGACGGTTTTGCTAACAATTGGCATTTGGTACATTTAGGTCAATTTGCAACTGGAGGTGCTGCCGCTGTTATACAGGAAGCCACCGCTGTAACTCCAGCAGGAAGAATCAGTGCCGGAGACCTCGGTATCTGGAAAGATGAGCATATAGAAAAACTAAAAGAAATCACCCGCTTTATTAAGGAGAATCAGGCGATTCCAGGGATTCAATTAGCGCATGCAGGACGTAAAGCCAGTACCGGAAAACCTTGGCTCAACCATTATCAAATTGCTCCTGATCAACAGGGTGGATGGCATACTATAGCACCCTCAGCATTAGCTTTCCGGCCTGATAAAGAGGTCCCACCCCTATCCATGGCCATTGATGACATCAAAGAGACGATCATAGATTTTCAACGTGCTGCAAAAAGAGCAGTAACAGCTGGATACGATATCATCGAAATTCATGCAGCCCATGGTTACCTCATCCATCAATTCCTCTCTCCTTTATCCAATCTTAGAACTGACCAATATGGGGGTTCTTTTGAAAATAGAATCCGATTTTTATGCGAAATTGTTGATGCAATCAAAGAAGAATTGACTACACAGTCGCTTTGGGTGCGCATATCTGCTACTGATTGGGCAGCGGGAGGATGGGACCAGCAACAATCTATTCAACTAGTCGAAGTCTTGAAGACGAACGGCATTGAAGTAATCGATGTCTCTTCAGGTGGGGCTGTTTTGCATCAGGAAATTAAAGCTGAAAGGGATTATCAACTTCCCTTTGCCGAGTCAATAAAGCAAAAGACAGGAGTGCTCACTGCAACCGTCGGACTTATTAAGGACGCCGAGCATGCAGAACAAATCTTACAGGATCATAAAGCGGACCTAATTATGATCGCTAGAGCTTTTCTTAAGGATCCACATTTGCCATTTCACTTTGCAGAAGCATTAGGTACCCATATTGATTGGCCCCCACAATACGAACGCGCAAAATAA
- a CDS encoding TlpA family protein disulfide reductase: MNKKLILGITGIFTASLLFSCNSNNKTQQTTATEAHDEHDGHDHSEHNHSAHAAPATTMQKEAAKTLPDFTFYQLKSGIQVTKSDVAKDRNTVFLLFDPGCGHCQQEAAALEKNIDRLKDINIYYVSMNDPALILGFFDNFAPKLSKLSNVEILVDKNQEFIQKIHVPNQFPANYVYGADGQLKAQWEGDKNINEAIAEFHK; this comes from the coding sequence ATGAATAAAAAATTAATATTAGGCATAACAGGAATTTTCACAGCGTCCCTGCTATTCTCTTGCAATTCTAATAATAAGACGCAACAAACGACAGCGACCGAAGCACATGATGAACATGATGGGCATGACCACAGTGAGCACAATCATAGTGCACATGCAGCTCCAGCAACGACGATGCAAAAAGAGGCTGCTAAAACGCTACCAGATTTCACCTTCTACCAATTAAAATCCGGTATTCAAGTAACAAAATCTGATGTCGCAAAAGATAGAAACACTGTTTTTCTATTATTCGATCCAGGATGCGGACATTGTCAACAAGAAGCCGCTGCTCTAGAAAAAAACATCGATCGCCTTAAAGACATTAATATCTATTATGTTTCTATGAATGACCCAGCGTTGATTTTAGGTTTCTTTGATAATTTTGCCCCAAAGTTATCAAAACTGAGCAATGTTGAAATTTTAGTGGATAAAAATCAAGAGTTTATTCAAAAAATACACGTGCCCAATCAATTTCCTGCAAATTATGTCTATGGAGCCGATGGTCAGCTAAAAGCACAATGGGAAGGTGATAAAAATATAAATGAAGCAATTGCTGAATTTCATAAATAA
- the gap gene encoding type I glyceraldehyde-3-phosphate dehydrogenase, which translates to MHIAINGFGRIGRNTLRNIFIRNINHLKVVAINDLTDTKTLAHLFKYDSVHGPFTGTVDFNENHLIINGQEILVTNEKNPQNLPWKTLGIDVVIESTGHFTSKEKANLHLLAGAKKVIISAPSTDKDVPTIVLGINDKDFDLNVPILSNASCTTNNVAPLVKILDENWGIKDGYITTVHSMTGDQNLHDAPHRDLRRARAASSSIIPTTTGAAKAITNVFTHLEGKLGGAGIRVPVLNGSLTDFTCTLTHQPTVAEINAKFKEAAEGELKNVLYYTEDPIVSVDIINNPYSCVFDSELTSIVGGLVKVVGWYDNEFGYSNRLVDLLEKISKL; encoded by the coding sequence ATGCATATTGCAATAAATGGATTTGGACGTATTGGAAGGAATACACTACGCAATATTTTCATCAGGAATATAAATCACTTAAAGGTCGTTGCAATCAACGACCTCACTGATACGAAAACATTAGCCCACCTATTCAAATATGACTCGGTACATGGTCCCTTCACAGGTACGGTTGATTTCAACGAAAATCACCTCATCATCAATGGACAAGAAATCTTAGTCACAAATGAGAAAAATCCACAAAATCTACCTTGGAAAACCTTAGGTATAGATGTTGTTATCGAATCAACAGGTCATTTTACAAGTAAAGAAAAAGCTAATTTACATTTGCTTGCTGGAGCAAAAAAAGTAATCATTTCTGCACCTTCCACTGATAAAGATGTACCAACAATTGTATTAGGTATAAACGACAAAGATTTTGACTTAAATGTTCCTATCCTTTCCAATGCTTCCTGTACAACCAATAATGTTGCCCCATTGGTGAAAATATTAGATGAAAACTGGGGTATCAAAGATGGTTATATCACTACGGTACATTCCATGACTGGAGATCAAAATCTACATGATGCGCCGCACCGTGATCTACGTCGTGCACGTGCAGCATCTTCATCCATTATTCCAACAACAACAGGTGCCGCCAAGGCAATCACCAATGTATTCACACATTTAGAAGGTAAGTTAGGAGGCGCCGGAATCCGTGTTCCAGTTCTGAACGGTTCATTGACAGATTTCACCTGTACATTGACCCATCAGCCAACAGTCGCAGAAATAAACGCAAAATTTAAAGAAGCTGCTGAAGGAGAATTAAAAAATGTACTTTATTACACCGAAGATCCCATTGTATCCGTAGATATCATCAACAATCCATACTCTTGTGTTTTTGACTCCGAACTAACATCAATCGTCGGTGGTCTAGTCAAAGTAGTGGGCTGGTACGACAATGAGTTTGGATATTCCAATCGACTTGTTGATCTATTGGAAAAAATCAGCAAGCTATAA
- a CDS encoding VOC family protein codes for MSLNLQQVHHIAILCSDYDKSKNFYTTILGLTIIQEVYREERDSYKLDLALNGTYIIELFSFPNPPKRPSRPEAVGLRHLAFAVHDIEKEVKNLQQLDIRVEPIRIDELTNKKFTFFEDPDGLPLELYEN; via the coding sequence ATGTCATTAAATTTACAACAGGTACACCACATCGCTATTCTATGTAGTGACTACGATAAATCCAAAAACTTCTATACGACAATACTTGGATTGACCATCATACAGGAGGTGTACCGCGAAGAACGAGACTCTTACAAATTAGACTTAGCCTTGAATGGCACATACATCATCGAATTGTTTTCATTCCCCAATCCTCCAAAACGTCCATCCAGACCCGAGGCCGTAGGGTTAAGGCACTTGGCTTTTGCAGTTCATGATATTGAAAAAGAAGTCAAAAATTTACAACAATTGGATATAAGAGTAGAACCGATCCGAATAGATGAATTAACAAACAAAAAATTCACCTTCTTTGAAGATCCCGATGGTTTACCACTCGAGCTTTACGAAAATTAA
- a CDS encoding AI-2E family transporter — MKYKQINNNSINQIMLITIILLICILIFKNLSYYLPGFLGAITLYILFRNIYFTLTEKKKWNKSLASIFLIVLSIIFIVFPLWGLINYLLPQLEQLILNQKDILSKFDSVKDYMQDKPVLKNIDLSDQAILNSLQKLAKYIPNLLNSVAETVINIIVAFFVLYFMQYYSKEMESTILHAIPFSQKSKEELWSEISMMVRSNAIGIPILGICQGIVAGIGYWIFGVDSPILLAIITAISTIIPVLGTMTVYVPTAIYLLAIGSTGNAIGLALYGFILIGGIDNVLRFTILRKLGDVPPLITVFGVLLGLNLFGMLGLIFGPLIISSVRVLLKVYNNEYGRGKSQIIESTSLENYDNDNNTIT, encoded by the coding sequence ATGAAATACAAACAAATAAATAACAATTCGATCAATCAGATCATGTTGATCACGATCATCCTCCTGATCTGTATATTGATATTCAAAAACTTATCCTATTATCTACCCGGTTTTTTAGGAGCAATTACCCTTTACATCCTTTTCAGAAACATCTATTTTACGTTAACGGAAAAGAAAAAGTGGAATAAATCCCTAGCCAGCATCTTCCTCATCGTATTATCGATTATATTCATTGTATTTCCGCTATGGGGACTTATTAACTATCTGCTTCCACAATTGGAACAACTAATTCTCAATCAAAAAGATATTCTTTCCAAGTTTGATTCCGTAAAAGACTATATGCAGGATAAGCCCGTTTTGAAAAACATTGACTTATCCGATCAAGCTATCCTCAATTCGCTACAGAAACTAGCAAAATACATCCCTAACCTTTTAAATTCAGTAGCAGAGACTGTAATTAATATAATTGTAGCATTCTTTGTACTCTATTTCATGCAATACTACAGTAAGGAAATGGAATCGACAATCCTACATGCAATCCCCTTTTCTCAAAAAAGTAAAGAAGAACTGTGGAGCGAAATCAGCATGATGGTACGTTCGAATGCCATTGGAATTCCAATTTTAGGTATTTGCCAAGGAATAGTCGCAGGTATTGGCTATTGGATTTTTGGCGTTGATAGCCCCATTTTACTAGCTATAATTACTGCAATTTCTACCATAATTCCAGTATTGGGAACAATGACCGTCTATGTTCCTACGGCAATTTACTTATTAGCCATTGGTTCTACCGGAAACGCCATCGGTTTGGCCTTGTATGGTTTTATCTTAATAGGCGGAATTGACAATGTACTCCGCTTCACGATTTTGAGAAAACTTGGTGATGTACCACCGCTCATTACGGTTTTCGGAGTCTTATTAGGATTGAATCTATTTGGTATGTTGGGGCTGATTTTTGGCCCACTTATTATTTCATCTGTACGCGTGCTACTGAAAGTATACAACAATGAATACGGTAGAGGAAAATCACAAATTATCGAATCCACCTCACTAGAAAATTATGACAATGATAATAATACCATAACCTGA
- a CDS encoding serine hydrolase domain-containing protein: MKKYLFILILGVLSCSQISWAQQNTFDHKITDIIKQYQAIGLSVAVVKNNKLLFSQSYGLKNKEENQALRNDDIFRIASISKSFSATAIMQLIEQKKCHLDDDFSDLIGFKIRNPNFPDKKITLKMVLSHTSSINDKNGYFDLEVINPTQSKNYANSYSTYEPGTKYAYCNLNFNMIGAVIERLSGQRFDLYIKEHILNPLRLYAGYCVDSLDKKKFVTLYEYDIKKEAFSPQPNAYNPRSLEIKNYTLGHSTPIFSPTGGMKISAVDLAMYMGMHMNYGKGFNGQRIIKKGSSKIMQIPITSDEGYGLALKATDKLIPNKTLIGHTGSAYGLYSAMFFDPKEKFGIVVITNGVHVPEYTDFNPFLKDCIQLIYKEMIQN; encoded by the coding sequence ATGAAAAAATACTTATTTATTCTTATACTCGGAGTCTTATCCTGTAGTCAAATAAGCTGGGCTCAACAAAATACATTTGACCACAAAATCACCGATATCATAAAGCAATATCAAGCCATCGGTTTATCAGTTGCTGTAGTGAAAAATAATAAATTACTATTTTCTCAGTCTTATGGGCTTAAAAACAAAGAAGAGAATCAAGCCCTGCGTAATGATGATATATTTAGAATAGCATCGATCTCAAAATCCTTTTCAGCTACAGCAATCATGCAATTGATAGAACAAAAGAAATGTCATCTTGATGATGATTTCAGTGATTTGATAGGGTTCAAAATTCGAAATCCAAATTTTCCTGATAAAAAGATTACATTAAAGATGGTCCTTTCCCATACCTCAAGTATCAATGATAAAAATGGATACTTTGATTTGGAAGTCATCAACCCTACACAATCTAAGAATTACGCCAACTCTTATAGCACCTATGAACCTGGAACAAAATACGCATACTGCAACCTTAATTTCAATATGATTGGAGCAGTCATTGAACGCTTGTCAGGACAGCGCTTTGACTTATACATTAAGGAACATATCTTAAATCCCTTGCGGTTGTATGCAGGATATTGTGTAGACTCCTTAGATAAAAAGAAATTTGTGACGCTTTATGAATATGATATTAAAAAAGAAGCATTCAGTCCCCAACCCAATGCTTATAATCCACGGTCATTGGAAATAAAAAATTATACATTAGGCCATTCGACTCCTATTTTCTCCCCTACTGGAGGAATGAAAATTTCAGCCGTTGATTTAGCGATGTATATGGGCATGCATATGAATTATGGTAAAGGGTTTAATGGTCAGCGAATCATCAAAAAAGGCAGTTCAAAAATAATGCAGATCCCCATCACATCCGATGAAGGTTATGGACTCGCTCTAAAGGCAACAGACAAATTAATTCCTAATAAAACGTTGATCGGACATACAGGATCTGCATATGGTTTATATAGCGCGATGTTCTTTGATCCTAAAGAAAAATTCGGAATCGTAGTCATCACAAATGGAGTACATGTACCAGAATACACGGATTTCAACCCATTTTTAAAAGATTGCATTCAACTAATTTATAAGGAAATGATTCAGAATTAA